A region of Armatimonadota bacterium DNA encodes the following proteins:
- a CDS encoding response regulator, with protein MKTINAESGGSATTEAAGNSSLHRANPLASPSPSLTFTQLRHEMRTPLNQIIGFTDLLIEDAEAAANADLARDLRKVNAAGKRLQKLVGETLDLATPGSPTAQEISLRSALPRTTEHDRTGEAETIGQSACVLVVDDEASNREILGRRLERQGHLVVAAESGEEALRELAETPFDLVLLDIIMPDMNGFDVLSRMKAEESLRHIPVIMVSALDDLESVVRCIQLGADDYLPKPFNTVLLEARVGASLEKKRLRDSELRLYKELQRNHSLLKELQQVRDDLTKLIVEDIQQPLTAFMAGIRSVPDMGPLNDDQKECIELAATSGEQLVAMVSNLV; from the coding sequence ATGAAAACGATCAATGCGGAATCCGGCGGATCCGCCACAACGGAAGCGGCTGGGAATTCGTCCTTGCACCGCGCTAATCCGCTTGCCTCGCCGTCACCGAGCCTCACCTTCACCCAGCTCCGCCACGAGATGAGGACGCCCCTGAACCAGATCATCGGGTTCACGGACCTCCTCATCGAAGACGCCGAAGCCGCCGCCAACGCCGATCTCGCCCGCGATCTCAGGAAGGTCAACGCGGCGGGCAAGCGCCTGCAGAAACTTGTCGGCGAGACCCTCGACCTCGCGACCCCCGGAAGCCCAACAGCGCAGGAGATTTCGCTCCGATCCGCGCTTCCCAGAACGACCGAACACGACCGAACGGGAGAGGCGGAAACGATTGGACAGTCCGCCTGTGTGCTGGTAGTGGACGACGAAGCCAGCAACCGCGAGATTCTGGGACGGCGCCTGGAGCGGCAAGGCCATTTGGTCGTCGCTGCGGAAAGCGGCGAGGAAGCCCTGCGGGAACTTGCCGAAACCCCCTTTGACCTCGTGCTTCTCGACATCATCATGCCGGACATGAACGGCTTTGACGTTCTGTCCAGGATGAAGGCCGAGGAATCGCTCCGGCATATCCCCGTCATCATGGTGTCCGCCCTGGATGACCTCGAGAGCGTGGTCCGTTGCATCCAGCTTGGCGCAGACGACTATCTTCCAAAGCCGTTCAATACCGTCCTGCTGGAGGCCCGCGTCGGCGCGTCCCTGGAAAAGAAGCGCCTTCGCGATTCGGAACTGCGCCTGTATAAGGAGCTCCAGAGAAACCACTCCCTCCTTAAGGAACTTCAGCAGGTTCGAGACGACCTCACGAAGCTGATCGTGGAAGACATCCAGCAACCGCTGACGGCATTCATGGCGGGCATCCGGTCCGTGCCGGACATGGGTCCGCTCAACGACGATCAGAAGGAATGCATTGAGC
- a CDS encoding response regulator: MPKILLVEDNEDNREMLSRRLARRGYEVAEAEDGEQAIAMARTASPDVVLMDISLPDVDGLEATRRIKADTETRRLPIIALTAHAMTGDRERALEAGCDDYDIKPIELPRLLQKIECLLSTGAKQ; encoded by the coding sequence ATGCCCAAAATCCTGTTAGTGGAAGATAACGAAGACAATCGTGAGATGCTGTCCCGTCGACTGGCCAGGCGCGGCTATGAGGTCGCCGAGGCGGAGGATGGTGAACAGGCGATTGCCATGGCGAGGACGGCATCGCCGGACGTCGTTCTGATGGATATCAGCCTGCCCGACGTCGACGGCCTGGAGGCCACTCGCCGAATCAAGGCGGACACCGAGACGCGGCGCCTCCCCATCATCGCGCTCACCGCACACGCGATGACCGGCGATCGCGAGCGGGCGCTTGAGGCAGGATGCGATGACTACGACATCAAGCCGATCGAGCTGCCCCGCCTGCTTCAGAAGATAGAGTGCCTGCTGAGTACAGGAGCCAAACAATGA
- a CDS encoding response regulator — MIGFRGTSIQRKLVLIAMLTSTPALLIASILFVVVTYFSVRQYATRDINALGAILAELCRDPFIRNDREAVSSYLYAIRRRESVEFIGVYDTQGNLFASFYAKREKRIPPPALPVEGGSWKAGHFHMRLAITRSNVDPTPIGYIEIVRNEKDVSVTLARYGGAIAAVIVISFFAVMPMAARLQRMISRRILSLARTAKQVSATQDFTIRARGHGSDEISDLFVCFNEMLDHIQAREAELKRLNEELSESRQTVLSASQAKSEFLANMSHELRTPLNAIIGYSEMLQEEAADAGDNGILPDLKKITAAGRHLMTLINDVLDLSKIEARKITLCPETFDVAPLIEEIVTTVDPLVQNNGNSLDVVAPADLGQMHADVTRLRQSLLNLLSNAAKFTKEGKITLEASRQMASTGDLLVFAVADTGIGIRPDQIERLFQPFAQADASTTRKYGGTGLGLAITRSFCEMMGGDISVESRPGEGSTFTIRLPASIPHDVPPDSTPPVAEPTAERGNESAADSISGPPRPVALVIDDDPAIRDLLVRFLDREGYRGEAAPDGVRGLEAARRLHPSVITLDVLMPNMDGWAVLTALKADPDLAHIPVIMLTMLDNTDLGYALGASDFLTKPLDRDRLSAALRRLGLHRTEQPVLVVDDDPLARRQMEQWLVSDGYRVEEADNGNTALHWLAGNRPSVILLDLIMPVMDGFELASHLHASPEWRSIPVIVVTARDITPDERKRLSESVERILRKDAYGREQLLAEVRRLITCAGAIAAESATAA; from the coding sequence GTGATTGGCTTCCGGGGCACGTCGATTCAGAGGAAACTCGTACTGATCGCCATGTTGACCAGCACGCCCGCCTTGCTGATCGCCTCGATACTCTTCGTCGTCGTCACCTACTTCAGCGTCCGCCAATATGCCACCCGCGACATCAACGCGCTCGGAGCCATTCTGGCCGAGCTGTGCCGGGATCCCTTCATCCGCAATGACCGCGAAGCGGTCTCGTCTTACTTGTACGCGATCCGCCGACGTGAGTCCGTCGAGTTCATCGGGGTTTACGATACCCAGGGCAACCTCTTCGCTTCGTTCTACGCCAAACGCGAGAAGCGGATTCCCCCGCCTGCCCTGCCCGTGGAAGGGGGCTCCTGGAAAGCGGGGCACTTCCACATGCGCCTCGCAATCACTCGCAGCAACGTTGACCCCACCCCAATCGGTTATATAGAGATCGTGCGCAACGAGAAGGACGTGTCGGTCACGCTCGCAAGGTATGGCGGGGCTATCGCGGCCGTCATCGTCATCTCGTTTTTCGCGGTGATGCCTATGGCGGCGAGGCTTCAGCGGATGATCTCGCGGCGTATACTGTCGCTGGCCAGGACGGCGAAGCAGGTCTCCGCCACACAGGATTTCACCATCCGGGCGCGCGGCCACGGCAGCGATGAGATCAGCGACCTGTTCGTGTGCTTCAATGAAATGCTGGACCATATCCAGGCGCGTGAAGCAGAGCTGAAGCGCCTGAACGAGGAGCTGAGCGAGTCGCGGCAGACCGTCTTGTCCGCGAGCCAGGCCAAGAGCGAATTCCTCGCCAACATGAGCCACGAACTGCGGACACCGCTGAACGCAATTATCGGCTACAGCGAGATGCTGCAGGAGGAGGCCGCCGATGCCGGTGACAACGGCATCTTGCCGGACCTGAAAAAGATCACGGCCGCAGGCAGACACCTCATGACGCTCATCAACGACGTCCTCGACCTATCAAAGATCGAAGCGCGAAAAATCACGCTTTGCCCGGAGACGTTCGATGTGGCGCCGCTTATCGAAGAGATCGTCACCACGGTCGATCCGCTGGTCCAGAACAACGGAAACAGCCTCGATGTGGTCGCACCCGCCGACCTGGGACAGATGCACGCGGATGTGACGAGGCTTCGACAGTCGCTTCTCAACCTTCTCAGCAATGCCGCCAAGTTCACAAAGGAAGGCAAGATCACGCTCGAGGCAAGCCGGCAGATGGCGTCCACCGGCGATCTTCTGGTGTTCGCGGTCGCCGATACCGGCATCGGCATCCGGCCCGATCAGATCGAGCGTCTTTTTCAGCCGTTTGCGCAGGCCGACGCTTCCACTACACGCAAATACGGTGGCACCGGCCTCGGGCTGGCCATCACACGAAGTTTCTGCGAGATGATGGGCGGCGACATCTCGGTTGAGAGCCGCCCCGGGGAAGGGTCAACATTCACCATCCGCCTCCCGGCGAGCATCCCCCACGATGTGCCCCCCGACAGCACGCCGCCCGTTGCGGAGCCCACCGCGGAACGCGGAAACGAAAGCGCCGCGGATTCGATTTCCGGGCCACCACGTCCTGTCGCTCTGGTGATTGACGACGACCCCGCCATCCGCGACCTGCTCGTGCGGTTCCTCGACCGCGAAGGGTACCGCGGCGAAGCCGCGCCGGATGGCGTAAGAGGGCTCGAAGCAGCCCGCCGGCTTCATCCCTCGGTGATCACGCTCGACGTCCTCATGCCCAATATGGACGGCTGGGCCGTCCTTACCGCACTCAAGGCCGACCCCGATCTCGCGCACATCCCGGTCATCATGCTGACCATGCTGGACAACACCGATCTCGGATATGCCCTCGGCGCGTCGGACTTCCTCACCAAACCGCTCGACCGCGACCGCCTGTCAGCGGCGCTGCGGCGGCTCGGCCTGCACCGGACGGAGCAGCCAGTGCTGGTCGTCGACGACGATCCGCTCGCCCGAAGACAAATGGAGCAGTGGCTCGTGAGCGACGGATACCGGGTGGAGGAAGCGGACAACGGAAATACCGCTCTCCATTGGCTCGCCGGAAATCGCCCGTCGGTGATCCTGCTCGATCTGATCATGCCGGTCATGGACGGGTTCGAACTGGCTTCGCACCTGCATGCCAGCCCGGAGTGGCGGAGTATTCCTGTCATCGTTGTGACAGCCAGGGATATCACGCCCGACGAGAGGAAGCGCCTCAGCGAATCGGTGGAGCGCATTCTGCGAAAGGACGCCTACGGCCGCGAGCAGCTGCTGGCTGAGGTACGGCGCCTGATCACCTGCGCAGGCGCCATCGCAGCAGAGAGCGCAACAGCCGCCTAG
- the ispG gene encoding flavodoxin-dependent (E)-4-hydroxy-3-methylbut-2-enyl-diphosphate synthase has product MIHRKKTNKVRVGNVEIGGDAPISVQSMTTTQTTNIDATVQQIWELIPAGCEIIRVAVPDMAAAKCLGEIRRQINIPLVADIHFQYQLALEAIEQGVDKLRLNPGNIRDPEKVALVCNAAKERGIPIRIGVNAGSVNIKKYPDATPEALVDSAKEHVHVLEDNDFHDIIISLKSTDVPTMIKAYQMASEEFDYPLHLGVTEAGLPWQGNIRSAVGIGALLSQGIGDTIRVSLTGDSCEEAKAGHEILRALNLRASGITLISCPSCGRADVDIVAMANEVDKRLRERPDLMKIPMRVAVMGCEVNGPGEARHADVGLAGGVGVGLLIEDGEIVRKYKEDEMVDALMARIEEKARQFEAGIGGGTEETGLLKIATG; this is encoded by the coding sequence ATGATTCACCGCAAGAAAACCAATAAGGTCCGCGTGGGAAACGTGGAAATCGGCGGAGACGCGCCCATCAGCGTACAGTCGATGACCACCACGCAGACAACCAATATAGACGCCACCGTTCAGCAGATCTGGGAACTGATCCCCGCCGGGTGTGAGATCATCCGCGTGGCCGTACCGGACATGGCGGCAGCCAAATGCCTCGGCGAGATCAGGCGGCAGATCAATATCCCGCTCGTCGCCGACATCCACTTCCAGTACCAACTCGCGCTGGAGGCCATTGAGCAGGGTGTGGACAAGCTACGCCTCAACCCGGGCAACATCCGCGACCCGGAAAAGGTGGCGCTGGTATGCAACGCCGCGAAAGAACGGGGGATACCCATCCGCATTGGAGTAAACGCCGGCAGCGTCAACATCAAGAAATACCCGGACGCCACTCCGGAGGCCCTGGTGGACAGCGCGAAGGAGCACGTTCACGTGCTCGAAGACAACGATTTCCACGACATCATCATCAGCCTCAAGAGCACGGACGTGCCCACCATGATCAAGGCCTACCAGATGGCCAGCGAAGAGTTCGACTACCCGCTCCACCTTGGCGTTACTGAGGCCGGCCTGCCGTGGCAGGGCAATATCCGAAGCGCTGTCGGCATCGGCGCCCTGCTGAGCCAGGGCATCGGCGACACGATCCGCGTCTCGCTCACCGGCGACTCCTGCGAGGAGGCCAAGGCCGGCCACGAGATCCTTCGTGCGCTGAACCTTCGCGCCAGCGGCATCACGCTGATCTCATGCCCCTCCTGCGGGCGCGCCGACGTGGACATCGTTGCCATGGCCAACGAGGTCGATAAACGCCTCCGCGAGCGACCCGACCTGATGAAGATCCCGATGCGCGTGGCCGTCATGGGGTGCGAGGTCAACGGCCCCGGCGAAGCGCGCCACGCCGACGTCGGGTTGGCGGGCGGCGTAGGCGTGGGACTCCTCATTGAGGACGGCGAAATCGTCCGCAAGTACAAGGAAGACGAGATGGTGGACGCCTTGATGGCGCGCATCGAGGAGAAGGCCCGCCAGTTCGAGGCCGGCATCGGCGGGGGGACCGAAGAAACGGGGCTGCTGAAGATCGCGACAGGGTAG